Within Styela clava chromosome 8, kaStyClav1.hap1.2, whole genome shotgun sequence, the genomic segment TAGCATTAATAGTATGTATATAATATGTACCGATATTTGAGCATTTGTTTTTTGTGACGTCAAATAAACCATTGACTGACTAACTCCATACATCCAACATGTATTGTATTCCTCCCTTTCCCCAATCTAAGAATTGCGGTACTGACCAAACCTTTATTATGAATAGACGGCGCAGCCAGCCCATTTTGTGGATGAGGCCAATAGTTTGCAACCTCATCTATCTCGGTTGGTTTGGAGGAAGGATCGACAGTAAGCCAAAAAactggacctcctgaagtacgcgcacagcctgaacatagtatgtgtaccaggttagggttcaggttatgcgacaccttggtgcgcatacttcaggagcaccaaaaaACTTCGGTGAACAGTGAATCAATCACCCTAGCAAGAGCAAAATAGTGTCGAAAAAGACGTACGAGTTTCTCCCACTGTACGTGACCGTACGTTTTTGGGCGGCATGGCCCCTCATCTACTGCAGTTATGAATAAAACCTCGCGGATAGTAATATAGGTATGCCCAAAACATCATGAACTTCCGCAACTTTCAATTAGCCAGGCCGACTCTTGCGTTTTTCATTATACTTTGGATCCAATATACCTCTGAACGACGAACGCGAGACTCGTGGTTAAAATCTTCAAAGGGGAAAGTAAACCAAGCCCGATGATTATCTGGGCGTGACTATGTAAAAGTCAATACAAAAGAAATAATGGTCCAcgtcatatattttatattgtaatGTGGTATAATATAATCTACAATATGCATTGTTATACTGATAAAACAGAAATACTCCATATATAGTATCGACGAATAATAGGGGAATGTGGAATATCCTTCTCAGCATCACGTCCAACAAGAATTCAATAACTGCaacaaatacaaacaaaaataccacATTTTGTCATATGGGCATGGTTCCAGGAGCAATTGAAATTAGTATTATATATTGATTTCCATCATAGCACACAGTTTTCACAACTAAGTTAACAATTGAATTCATCAAATACATTTTAGATTTAAAATGCAATAAAGGTTCAATCATGATTTTGATTAGATATTATGGTAGTCAAGTTCTTTCTCTTTCTTTGCTTTGAAGTTCATTCACGTCAAAATTATATCTATTAAAAAGTAGTACAAAATCACAGAgatttgtgaaaaattttgtaaaaacaaaTTCACAAATCTAACCACAGCATACATTATACAACTGCAATTCAATTGTTGAGCTAACCAATGCCactattaaatataatttacgaCGAGTATGCACCATATTGTGATCAAATGAGGTTAATTTGgcacccaatataaaaaaaaaacatgtttggTACCATGAAGACGAATACAAAATGGAGGAACagtggaaatattttaatacaattCAAGCAGATTACCAACCAACAATAGAAATCACAATGACTCGTTCTGCGTTATGTCTAAAAAATACTAAAAGTACTTCAAATTAGCAgacattgaattaaaatatgcaTTCAATTTTAGCACTTGTATACTGTAATCATTATTTTGAAGAATATCTTAGTAGAGTACATGAATTCTTCATTCTCTCTTGATAGTATTGACAAATAATCATTTATTTCCAGACTTAGATGTGTAATTAACACAGACATTGGgacaattttatatattatttaggTTATCAGAACCATGCTGAAAAAATGTTGTAAGCTTTTCAGTATGGCCGATTTGTAGagccaaaacaaaaatttaaataaaaaattttcacattGCACTGTACTATGAAATATACAGTAtgatataaacaaaattttaacacAAGATCCTACCTAGATACTTTCCAAGTTTATCACAATACATAACATGTGTACAATACATAAATGggatataaaatatcaaatgcaGCAAAGTAAGATACTAACTAGTAAAAAATTGCATTAGAATAAAAAACTAATATACTGagtaatttcattatttttgatttataaaaGTTGTCAGGCCAAAGTTTGCGATAAGGGTTAAATTATGTGCTGCTACtttcataaaatttgtttttaaatttgacAACCATGGAGGTACAGCTTATTTCTGCCCAATGGTCGACATTGGCATTGTTTTCCAAAGCGTACATATGCCACTATCATaatgtaaatttaaaagcaaattaGAGATATGATGagttgatataaaaataaactgaTAACATTTGCAAACAAGTCTATAaccaataatattattcaatctGCCCAGACTCCGATAGATCATCAACACCAGCTTGTGCCATGAGCTCTGCTATACTTTTTTCCAAATCATCTAATTTTTCTCCCATTTCATCAATCCTTGTCAAGACTCCATCAGACATTCCTTGGAATTTTACTTGCACATCTTGTAAAACATGTTGGACGTATGTTGTGAGATCTTGCACAGATTTAGGATCAGATCCGGTATCGGCCATTTTGTTAAATACTTTTGGAAATACttatttacaattattattaaaatctaaggttaaaataaataaacctaTGTTACAACTTTTCACTAAGATACcgtaatttttttgtgatactAGGATGTATAACctttgctccgaacaaggcaCTATAAGCAAAATCAGCTACTGGTACATTAGGAGGGGCTGCATTTAACAGGTTTTGAATATAGCATATACAACTTATTGAGATGGTGGCATTACTTAAACTGATAGGCTTTATGTCAGGCATGATGACCATTAACACACTATGccataaattgataaaaatatagtgATGTTCTGGCTAGAAGACAAATTCTTAGCATTTCAACTGTACCAGGATCACttgaaaatgattgataaaatttgtaatttgtaCATTGAATATGGAATGCTAATAATACAAAAGTTTTCCTGGTAAAGAGATACTTCCTAGACTTTTGGCATGAacaaaatcatttgaaaaacGGTGATGAAGGTTTAGAAATCTGTACAGCAGAcctatttgaataaaaaaaaaaataattcaacacGAAACAACACTATTCAAcacttcaaataaataaatatatcaattcaTGCATGACTTTCAGTCGATTCAAAATGAACAATTCCCAACGCATGGagaatttttaatacaaaaattaaaactgtTACTGGCCTCATGAGCTGACTCCTGAACAAAAGTTACAAGCATAAATTCAgacccaaaatttgaagttCAGAATAAGTAGTTCTATACATTATCAAGAATGTATTAACCAATTGGAAAGGCTTTATTAAACTTGGCAAAAACGAATATGACTTTGATATTTGACCTTAAAGATTTGATATGTTTTTTTCCTAAAAAGAATGTTTGTATATCCAGCAAAAGCTTTTGAAATTTATGAATGAATACACTTTTATTTGTGTAGTATAAACATATGAAAATGGGGAACAAAAGAATCTGTCGAACTCATTTAATCCAAGGAAAAAAGAATAGAGTTTACACTTTTACATCAGTAGCATATTTACACAATTTGCTTGTTTTGGAATAGAACAATTTATCCTGCTATGCTATGATTGTTGAATCTTCAATTATGGTATTGAATTCAAAAAGTCATTCCATTATTCAAAGTAATGTCAAATATTGTCTACATCAAAATATTTACATACTTGTCATTTAGCTGTCCTTTGAATGAATAATAATTTCATAAGACAAATAAGTATTTACAGCAAAATACAGTTAAATGCAGACTTATCAAGCAAACTATTATCAACAATTAGGAACGAGgttaaatataaaatcattcTTTTTCATatgtagtgttttttttttaatgagttCTACTATGACATGAATTAATAATAGAcctcatttaataaaaaaatatccacCAAGAATTAAGAGCATACCTTTATCCTTTCTGAT encodes:
- the LOC144425624 gene encoding heat shock factor-binding protein 1-like; this encodes MADTGSDPKSVQDLTTYVQHVLQDVQVKFQGMSDGVLTRIDEMGEKLDDLEKSIAELMAQAGVDDLSESGQIE